The DNA window TCGCTCCGGCGCACCGGTCCAGGCTACACGGACGCTCCTTTCAGATATGGACGTCTGGGCTACACAACTAACAGGCTATCCGTAGCTACAACTTACTCAATCGCTCGGCGGCTTCCTGGATGACGTCGTCGGTTTTAGCGAAGCAGAAGCGGAGAATGTGGTAGTCGTTCTGCTGGTGGTAGAATACCGATGTTGGAATCGAGGCCACGCCGATCTCTTTCGTCAGTCGAATAGCCAAGTCGTAATCTGGCTCATCGGTGATCGCGTCGTAGGCGACGCACTGAAAAAAGCTGCCCTCGGCGGGTGTGGATCGAAACCGGCTATTGGCGATGCCAGCCAGAAACAGATCCCGTTTGCGCTGGTAGAAAGCGGGGAGTTGCTGGTAGCGGGCCGGTTCAGCCAAATAGTCGGCAATGGCGTATTGCATGGGCGTAACGGTGCTAAACGTGACATACTGGTGAATCTTACGAAACGCAGCTGTCAGTGGGGCTGAGGCCAGACAATACCCGATCTTCCAGCCCGTGATGTGAAACGTCTTCCCAAACGATCCAACCACGAACGTGCGGTCGCGCAGCACCGGATGCGTCATCAATGACTGATGCGTGCGCCCGTCGAACAGGATATGCTCGTAGACTTCATCACTGACCAGCCAAATGTTGCGGTCCTGCACCAGTCGGGCCAGTTGATCGAGGTCGTCGCGGGTCCAGCAGCGCCCGGTCGGGTTGTGCGGGGTGTTGACCATGATCAGCCGTGTACGGTCCGTAATGGCCTCTTCCACCACCGACCAGTCGACGGCGTAGTCGGGCGGGGTTAGCGTGATGTAGACGGGTATGCCACCGTTCAGGTCGATGGTCGGCACGTAGCTGTCGTAAGCCGGTTCAAACACAATCACTTCATCGCCGGGCTGCACCACTGCTGTAACAGCCGCAAAAATCGCTTCCGTTGCCCCCGACACAATCGTGACCTCCGTATCAGGATCATAACTAACCCCGTACTGCTCCGCCGTTTTCTGCGCCAGCCGCTCCCGTAACACCGGTACACCCGTCATCGGCGCATACTGATTCCGGCCCGCCCGCATATGTTCGTCGACCAGTGCCGTCAGCGCGGGGTCGCAGTCGAAGCCGGGAAAGCCCTGCGACAGATTCAGTGCCCCCGTCTCCGTCGCCAGTTGCGACATCACGGTGAAAATGGTCGTTCCCACGCGGGGTAGTTTATCAGGGAGTAGCACGGTATTCGGTTTTCAGTTTACGGTTTACAGTTTTCGGCGGTCTGACGGGTCGGCACACAGTCGAGCGAATAAGCAAGTTACCGCCAAAACGCAGAACGACCACCCACAAATGGATGGTCGTTCTGTCTTCTGATCGGTCCGGTGATGCGTCAGCCCGCGCCACGGTGACCACCGTGGACCGTAATCTGTAAACCGTAACCTTAGAAAGATGCCGTTAGGCGGGTGAACAGGAAGCGACCGTTGAAGCCACCCTGGTTCGAGCCAAACAGGAACCGGCCCCGGTTCGACGCATCACGACCCGACGCGTAATCGACCGAGCCCAGCGCGTTGCGAGGGTCGATATAAATCTGATCGGGGTAGATATCGAACAGGTTGTTAGCACCCAGCGACAGACTGACAGCTTTCGTGAAGCGGTAGTTCAGCGTTAGGTCCGTAATCCAGACCGGATTGAATGTCTGATCGATGTACGGATCACCGGCTTCGTTGCGGGCAAACTGCGAATTGTAGTAGGCACCGCTGGCGTTTTTCGCGTAGGGGTCCAGATTCGTCCGGTTCGTCACCGAGCCAAAGCGTACCGTCCGCAGCGTTACATCGAACTTGTTGATCGTGTACGACGCGCTCAGGTTGATCTTGTTCTGCGGCTGTCCCGTTTCGAGCAGTGCTACCTGCGAGCGGTCGAAGAAGATGTTGCGGAACCACGTATCGGGGTTGCCGCCCTTGTTCTCGTTGTTGGCCGCACTATTGATCAGCGTCGACGGGTTCACCGACAACACCTTGTTCTGGTTGAAGTTGATAGCCGCCGTCAGCGTCAGTTGACCCGGACCAGCTTTCAGCCGCTCCGTCGCCACGATGTCGATCCCTTTCGTGCGGGTGTCGGCGGCATTGGCGAAGAAGCGAACGTTATTGATTCCCACGTACTCATTGGCGGCAAAGCCCAGCACCGACCGGCTGAACGCACCCGAATACAGAATCCGGTCTTTGATGTCGATCAAGTAGGCGTCAACCGTAATCGTGAACTGCCGACCGATCTGACTCGTCAGACCCAGCGTGTAGTTGACCGACGTTTCGGGCTTCAGCGCGTCGACACCAATAAACTGCCGGGCAATCGGGTTTTCGTTGTTCACCGTCAGCGTATTCGACGGGTTGCCGCTCACAAACTGCGTACTTGTGTTCTGGAAATACCGCTGATGCAGGCTCGGCGCGCGGAAGCCGGTGCTGATAGCTCCGCGAATGTTGAGCGCGTCGATCAGCCGCAGGCGACCCGCCAGCTTACCCGTCACTTTCGAGCCAAAATCCGAGTAGTTCTCGTACCGACCCGCCAGATCGAGCAGCAGTCGGCGGAACAGTTCGCCCTCCACGTCGGCGTACAGGCTGAAATTGTGCCGGGTGGCGTTGATGGCGTCGGTAGGCTGGTAGCCGGGAAACACCTGCGAACCGGGCAGAGCCAGCGTCGTACCGGGCGATGTACCGCCAATGGTAAACGGAGCCGTTGGCACAGTCTTGCCGATGCTGGCACCGATGTACGAGTTTGGCTCACCCGCTTCGATCTGGAACTGGTCGCGCCGGTATTCGGCACCAGCCGCCAGGTTCAGCCCCGTAATTTCGCCAACCTGCGCGTACAGCCGCGAGAAATCGAGGTTCGTTGTGTTCTGGTTGAACTTCAGCTTACCCGCGTAAAAATCCGTTTGCTGCGTGTTGCTGTTGGGCAGCGACGCGTTCCCCGAATTCAGCACGTCGAAGCGGAACGAGTTACGGCCGAACGTGTTGCTCAGGTCCATGTTCCACTGTCCCAGCTTCGTCTTGTACCCCACCAGCAACGACTGATCGTTGATGATCGACTGAATGGCGGGCAAAAAACCATCGGCGTAGTACAGTGACCCATCGGCGTTGAGCGGCTGCTGCGAACGCGAGGCCGGTACGCGGTTGTTACCGTAGCCCGTACCCGTGCGGTACGAGGCACCCGCCGTGAAATACACGCTTCCGTTGACGCCCACCGGCAGCGTACCGTTGACGAACAACCCGTAGTTGCGCGACGACGAGTTACCAATGATCATGTTCTGCCGGTTGTAGCCCCGCTGGGCGATAATCGCCTGATCGTCGGCGATAAGTTTGGTCCGAAAATCACTTGCGTTTTGGCCCGTTGGTGTCGTTGGAAAACCACCCGACGCACCCAGATACTCCGTCGGCGCGTTGTCGGGGCCACTGCGGTTCGTCCGGCCGCGCTCCTGCACCTGCCCGGCGACCGTCAGGCTACCGTTTCTACCGAGTCGGAAGCCTTTTGAAAAATCGAACTGCAACACGCCCCCGTCGCGCAGCGATTGACTGCGGGGGTCCGAGCCACCACCAATCAGCGGCACGTTGTATTTCATGTTGGTGAAACTCTGCCCGGCCGTCAGCGATGCCGTCAGGCCCGTGTAGTTCTTTTTCAGCACGACGTTGATAACGCCCGCAATGGCATCCGAACCATACTGCGCAGCCGCTCCGTCGCGCAGCACTTCAATGCGCTCGATAGCCGCTACCGGGATGGCGTTCATGTCGGTACCAACCGAACCACGACCCACCGAACCGTTAATGTTAACCAGTGCCGTCGTGTGCCGACGCTTGCCGTTAACCAGCACCAGCACCTGATCGGGGCCAAGCCCGCGCAGCGATGCCGGGTCGATGTGGTCGGTACCATCGGTTACGGTTTGGCGGTTGGAGTTGAACGACGGCGCAACGAAGTTCAGAATCTGACTGACGTCGGTTTGCGCGTAGCCTTTGAGGTCTTTCGTGCTAATCACGTCGACCGGGGCCACCGTCTGAATGTTGGTGCGGGCTGTAGCAGCACGCGATCCCACGACAACGACTTCGTTGAGCCGCGACGATGATTCCTGAATAGCCGCGTTGAGTTTAGTCTCCTCTCCCGTCGTTACCGTAACGGGTAGCGTAAGTGCTTCGTAGCCTACGAAGCTGAACCGGACATTGTACGTACCGGGGCTAACGTTGAGCCGATACACACCTTCGGCGTCAGCGGTGGCACCGGTACTGCTGCCTACCACCACGACCGTTGCGCCCGGAATCGGCGAACCACTCGTCTTGTCGGTGACGCGTCCGGTCAGACCCTGCGCGGCTGCCAGCGAGAGCGCGAAGAGCCAGGCAACTGCGGAAAATACAAATCGTGAAGTTTTATAGAAATACAGATTAATCATAGAGTCCTATTTTAATTAAACAGCAAATAAAAACAACGTATTGCTACTAGCCAAAATAGCAGTCTTATATTTTACGTATTTGATCGTTTGCCAATTAATAATTTTATTTAATAATTACCTATAGTCATACTATCACAGAAACAGTCATAAGTACGATCATTATAGTTATTGAAAAAATACTATTTGATTGTGATAATGTTAGTTTAACCGACTTCCTTAAAACAGAAAAGGTCCACACGATTGTGCGGACCCCTTCAATTGACAAAACGGTAGTGCTTACTTCACCGATACGACTTCCAGATCGAAGCGAAGTGGTGCATACGGCGTAATGATGTATGTGTTGTTCTGCACAACCCCCGTTGTTCCGTAACCCAGCGTTGAGGGGAAAATGATCGTTGCTTTCTCGCCAACGCGTAGCTTCGATAAGCCTTCTTCAAAACCAGCAACGTACTTACCCTGCCCCAGCGTAGCATCGAAGGTGCCAGTGCCGGTACTGTCAAAAGCCGTCCGTGACCGTAACGTCCGGCCAGCATAACGAATCGTTACCGTCTGCCCGGTCGTGGGCGAAGTACCTGCCGTGTTTGTCTGCGTGCGGATAAAGCGCAGCCCGGTTGTGCTCAGTTCGGGCGTCGGCAAACTGTTGCGGCTGATGTAGTCGCTGATCTGTTGATCCTGCGTCCGCGACCGGACCAGCGTTACGTCGAAGCGAACGGGTGAATACGCAGGCAGGTTGGTCAGCGCCCGATCGTTATAGCCGATGTACGACGGAAGCAGCATGATGGCTTTGTCGCCCTCGCCCATCAGCCCCAGCCCCTGTTCCAGGCCCGACAGAATCGACTGAATTCCGTAGGGATAATACACCGGCGTGGTAGACGCCGAACTGTCGACGAGCACCCCCGTATTGATGTTGTACGACTTATAGTTGAATTGAACCTCTTCGCCGACGGCGGGTTTTTTCGCCCCGATTACCGAGTCCGTTTTGTAGAAGTAAAGCCCGCTCGTCAGCTTAGAACCTTTATACGCCTTTTGCGACGCATAGTTCAGAATAGCCTGATCATTAGCGATATACAGGTCATTGGTACCGTTGATATCTGTTTGCTTGCAGGCCGTAATTACCCCGGTCAGCGCCAGTAGGGTTAGTAAAGTTTGTGTTGCGTTACGCATGAATTGAAAAGAGAAATGTACTGATACTACGCAAATCGACCCGGTTTCGTGGCGAATCGTTGGAATAGCGGGTCAGAACCAGTCAACCGAATCAAGGCAACAGCACCTGATCAACGATGTGAATGACCCCATTGTTGGAGATCAGATCCGCCTGTTTGATATTGGCCGACGTACTGTTGCGGTTGCCTTTGATCGTGGCCGTTCCCGTGTTGGTAAAGACCGTCAGGCGAGCCCCGTTCAGCGTCGTCAGTACACCGGTCTGGAATTGATAGGATAGCAGCGACCCAGACACAGCGTGGTACGACAGCAACGACGACAGCGTCTGCGAACTGGTTGATTCGATTGCGTTAATGCTGCTGTAGCCAGCCGCCCGGAACGCATCGTTGGTCGGCGCGAACAGCGTTACCAGATTACCCGACGACGTACTACTCAGCGCCGTTAACAAAGTAGGGTTGGCTACGGCAAGTCGCTTTACAGCCGCCGACAGAAACGTAAGATCCTGGTTCGCATCGATGGTTGCCAGCAAACTGCTCTGCGATGGGCTCAGCAGCTTATCGATAACCTGAATCGGCCCGTTGGCTGTCTGAATATCCGACTGCACCAGTTTGGCACCGTTGATGTACAGCGTCGACGCCGTTTTGTTGATAAACACGACACCATTGTCTGCGGTCTGCACCGTCGTTTGCCCCGACGGAATGGCCGATGTCGACAGCGGTGCGTACAGCATGTGGTGGGTGAGCAGGGCCCGCACCTGCGCTTGCGGCAGCGCCCGGATTGCCGCTTCGCTGCCCAGACCGGCCGCAACGAATGCATCGTTGTTGGGAGCCAGTAGCGTCATGTTAGCCGATTTAAACGCGCCACCGAAGGCTGCATAATTGGTAGCTGCCCGTAGCAGCTGAAACTGATCATCTTCCTGCACCCGGTCAGCGATGGTCCTGGGTACGGCCACTTGTTCGTCCTCATTCCCACACCCCGTCAACGACGTGCCCAGTATAAAAAACAGTGCCACACGGAGTAGCCACTGCGTCATAAATCGA is part of the Spirosoma rhododendri genome and encodes:
- a CDS encoding methionine aminotransferase encodes the protein MSQLATETGALNLSQGFPGFDCDPALTALVDEHMRAGRNQYAPMTGVPVLRERLAQKTAEQYGVSYDPDTEVTIVSGATEAIFAAVTAVVQPGDEVIVFEPAYDSYVPTIDLNGGIPVYITLTPPDYAVDWSVVEEAITDRTRLIMVNTPHNPTGRCWTRDDLDQLARLVQDRNIWLVSDEVYEHILFDGRTHQSLMTHPVLRDRTFVVGSFGKTFHITGWKIGYCLASAPLTAAFRKIHQYVTFSTVTPMQYAIADYLAEPARYQQLPAFYQRKRDLFLAGIANSRFRSTPAEGSFFQCVAYDAITDEPDYDLAIRLTKEIGVASIPTSVFYHQQNDYHILRFCFAKTDDVIQEAAERLSKL
- a CDS encoding TonB-dependent receptor; translation: MINLYFYKTSRFVFSAVAWLFALSLAAAQGLTGRVTDKTSGSPIPGATVVVVGSSTGATADAEGVYRLNVSPGTYNVRFSFVGYEALTLPVTVTTGEETKLNAAIQESSSRLNEVVVVGSRAATARTNIQTVAPVDVISTKDLKGYAQTDVSQILNFVAPSFNSNRQTVTDGTDHIDPASLRGLGPDQVLVLVNGKRRHTTALVNINGSVGRGSVGTDMNAIPVAAIERIEVLRDGAAAQYGSDAIAGVINVVLKKNYTGLTASLTAGQSFTNMKYNVPLIGGGSDPRSQSLRDGGVLQFDFSKGFRLGRNGSLTVAGQVQERGRTNRSGPDNAPTEYLGASGGFPTTPTGQNASDFRTKLIADDQAIIAQRGYNRQNMIIGNSSSRNYGLFVNGTLPVGVNGSVYFTAGASYRTGTGYGNNRVPASRSQQPLNADGSLYYADGFLPAIQSIINDQSLLVGYKTKLGQWNMDLSNTFGRNSFRFDVLNSGNASLPNSNTQQTDFYAGKLKFNQNTTNLDFSRLYAQVGEITGLNLAAGAEYRRDQFQIEAGEPNSYIGASIGKTVPTAPFTIGGTSPGTTLALPGSQVFPGYQPTDAINATRHNFSLYADVEGELFRRLLLDLAGRYENYSDFGSKVTGKLAGRLRLIDALNIRGAISTGFRAPSLHQRYFQNTSTQFVSGNPSNTLTVNNENPIARQFIGVDALKPETSVNYTLGLTSQIGRQFTITVDAYLIDIKDRILYSGAFSRSVLGFAANEYVGINNVRFFANAADTRTKGIDIVATERLKAGPGQLTLTAAINFNQNKVLSVNPSTLINSAANNENKGGNPDTWFRNIFFDRSQVALLETGQPQNKINLSASYTINKFDVTLRTVRFGSVTNRTNLDPYAKNASGAYYNSQFARNEAGDPYIDQTFNPVWITDLTLNYRFTKAVSLSLGANNLFDIYPDQIYIDPRNALGSVDYASGRDASNRGRFLFGSNQGGFNGRFLFTRLTASF
- a CDS encoding FKBP-type peptidyl-prolyl cis-trans isomerase, giving the protein MRNATQTLLTLLALTGVITACKQTDINGTNDLYIANDQAILNYASQKAYKGSKLTSGLYFYKTDSVIGAKKPAVGEEVQFNYKSYNINTGVLVDSSASTTPVYYPYGIQSILSGLEQGLGLMGEGDKAIMLLPSYIGYNDRALTNLPAYSPVRFDVTLVRSRTQDQQISDYISRNSLPTPELSTTGLRFIRTQTNTAGTSPTTGQTVTIRYAGRTLRSRTAFDSTGTGTFDATLGQGKYVAGFEEGLSKLRVGEKATIIFPSTLGYGTTGVVQNNTYIITPYAPLRFDLEVVSVK
- a CDS encoding fasciclin domain-containing protein — encoded protein: MNRFMTQWLLRVALFFILGTSLTGCGNEDEQVAVPRTIADRVQEDDQFQLLRAATNYAAFGGAFKSANMTLLAPNNDAFVAAGLGSEAAIRALPQAQVRALLTHHMLYAPLSTSAIPSGQTTVQTADNGVVFINKTASTLYINGAKLVQSDIQTANGPIQVIDKLLSPSQSSLLATIDANQDLTFLSAAVKRLAVANPTLLTALSSTSSGNLVTLFAPTNDAFRAAGYSSINAIESTSSQTLSSLLSYHAVSGSLLSYQFQTGVLTTLNGARLTVFTNTGTATIKGNRNSTSANIKQADLISNNGVIHIVDQVLLP